From the genome of Tenrec ecaudatus isolate mTenEca1 chromosome 1, mTenEca1.hap1, whole genome shotgun sequence:
CAGGGGTGGTCACATGGAGAATCAGTGGAGAGTGGGCCTGGAGTCCTAGCTGACTGATGCCCAGCCAAGGTCAGTCTCTTGGCCAGTGGTCACTGATGTAGCTGGGGGTGCTCTCTGAATAGACCAGTCCCAGCTCCTCCACTCagaccctctttctctcccctctgCAGAGATGTGCCCAAGGGTGCCAAGACCTTCAGGGTCTCGGGGAGCCCCGGGGTGGAGATCTTCGTGCTTTACTACCCTGCACGGGTGGCAGAGCCCACAGGCAAGGCCCACTGGCCTCTGGATGCTAACATCGACGTGGTCGTGTCTGTGCACACAGTCAGTCAGAAACTATATGACCATAAGGTAAGAGGCCACTCGCCCATGGTAAGGGGCTGGGCCCCCTGGGCTGggcccccccgccctcccccaccctatcccTCCATAGTATACCCCAGACACAAACCCCTGactcaaaaaaacaaagaaacccacAAGCATTCATGCTTGTACCCACACAACACATCCTAATACAACCTCACAGACACCCAAAGACAAACCACCCATCACCACGACGTcagacacacatatacacaggAATCTGCAGTGTCTCACACACACGGAGCCACaatggcacacacacatacatgtccaCGTAGCccgtcatcacacacacacacggagacatatctctctctctctcttacacacacacacacacacacatcaaacccTAGTCTCCTGCATGGagacaagaattctaccactgaaccacctgtGTCTGTATTCCACCTATACACAGGCCCCCAATATTGGCAGGACTCCCAGTCAGCAGCCcgttcacacacatgcacaagcaCATGCATGACCTTGTGTGTACATGTCTGGGTTAGgctggcttgactagagaaacaaattcagtgacactgatatatgtgtaagaaagagttttatatcaagaagtaattatgcatccatcaataaaacatcccagcccagtccaacccaagtccataaatcttatACTGGTccttaaagccctcttcagactcacgcagccacatgcaatgatacggaatgcaggaagatcaagggCTGGTGGGGGCCGAGTCTGTGGATCCCgtggtggtggacacatctccagggctctagcagcaGGAAGGaaaggcagagggagagagggaggatccCTGGcccctctttatgagaaggccatgcccacaaggaggcaccgtcaggctgtgacctgactgacagactagactccactttaCACTCATatatcaagttgacgtgaaatgatgtaactgccacagtgtctCCCACACTGAAGcacaccttcttctctcatgcagTCAGCCCTAAGCACAAATGACACCCCTCACTTGGCCCCACCCAGGCCCATAACACACGCTCAGTGACCTGATGATTCACGGGCATAGCCTTTCACGCCAACCGGGAAAGGGGTGGACTGTGAGCTGAGAGCCGGAACTCTGGAGTCTGCCAGGGCTCTGGTCCCACCTCCCTTGCTTGCTAGCTGCGTGGCTGCAGGCAAGGCCCTAGTGGACTCAGTGTGACTGTGCTGTGCCTACTGGGGCCACCTGAGAGCACCTGGGTAGGGCATGTCACCCAGATTCTGACCATTGGTTGTGATGGGCTTGGGGAGATTGTTCCCCGATTATAGATGAAGAAATGACGGCCTAGAGAAATTGAGTAACTTATCTAAGTGAAAGTGACAGCTGCCCCATTCCCTAGTTCTCTTTTTCTGACACCCCCCACAAAGCAAACCCCAAGGGTCCAGTTGTTCCCCTGAGaatccacccacccctcccatttctccaccttccccctgccccttgCTCCTCACACCAGTTCTGAAAGCAGGAAGTGCTCCCAGCCAAGCCAGGAGCCGGTGGGTCTTGGGACCTCAGAGCAGAGAGGATCTGCTGGCAGCCACACCTTAAAGAAGGACTGTACCCCTGCCCCCACCGCAATCTCTGAAGGTGATGGCCATGCTGGCTTAGGGCTGACCATTTCCCTACAGGTGAAGGTCTCCTACTTTGGACAGCATGAGGACAGTGCCCTGGGCCACGGGGTGCTCTATATCACAAGTGCTGGTAAGTTTGGCCCTTTGGGCTCTCCATAGATCTACTCACCCTTTCTGGTTGGCTGTTTGAGGGCCTTAGGGACTCTCTTATCCGCCTGAGTGGAAGCTTGGCTTCTTCAGGGATCTTCTGTCCATGCTGAATCACGGGAATTCACAGCCAGGGATACTTAGGACCACAAGAATCTAGAAACATCACTACCCTTGGGTCATTAGCTGGACCCACAAGAGGCCTCCTCTATCCAGGCTCCCACAGATGATGCTTAGTGGAACCCCCAGGCTCTGCTCTGGAACCCGGAGAATCACATTCCGGTCCCAGCTGCAGAACCTAGAACCTGAGAGTCTCATCACATGTCGGAGTCAAGGACCACCAGGATGGGATCTAGAAGTCTCCTGGACACCAAGGGCTAGCAATTCAACCTGCACAGACAGAGTAGGTCAGTCATCCCCACCATATCCAGAGCCGTGAATATCTCCCACACCCAGAACCTCAGTGGAGCAGTAACAGGGGCTCCCAGCTCTGGGCATGGTCCCCAGAGCAGGGCATCCTGGTTCTCCCAGATGGCCCTGCTGTGGACAGTACGGGCATGCGCACAGGCGCAGGCAGCCTCTAGCACTCCTCTTCACCCTTTCAGACATCTCCCTGGATGTGGACATTGGCCGCACGGGCAAGGTGAAGAAGAGCCGAGGTAACAAGGTAAGACTCCCTTGGTTACCTCGAGACTGCAGGGGGCCGAGCCAACCTGGGGCTGGTCCGGATGGGATGTGTTGTCCAACAGGGGCTTAGAGAACCCATCCAGGGACTGCCAAATTGCCACCGATGGGCATGAACCCAGGCTATCCCACGTGACGGTGTTCTGTGTGGCATTCTCTGGTCTCCCCGGGGCAatcttggagttggggttggctcTGGCTGGCTGCCTGTTGTATTTCCTGTGCTGCTTGGGTCTCCAAACCTGGTGGGTGCTCCCTAAATGTTTGTGGCGGCGGAACGAAGGCAAGGGGAGAACAGGTCTATTTctaggggcttggctgcaggaggTCATCGAGGTCAGCCCCAGGCAGATGGTGATGGCTGTAGGAGCAGTGGCAGGGGGCTGGCGGGAGAGGGGTTGAGGACCTTACCCTGTGGGAAGTATCAAGAAGCTGTCCGGGGAGGAAGAGAAGGCGGAGTTTGTCAGGAGACACCCCAGGGAGGCAGCCTGGATCAGGAGACCTTGTGGACAAGGCGGGGCAGGCCCACCACGAGTGGCCATGCGGTTGGTCACTGAGCAAGGTGAGCAGTGACCCTGGACTACCCTTCAGAGCTGGGCCAGAATGCTAGTTGTGCAGCTGGGGGTTCACCTCCCAAAGCCCCTCCCCACTCTTCTGTaaaatgcagaagggagtctgctGGGCAGCAGCTGGTGGCAGCGGatggggtcagggtgggggtgCCAGGAATGTTGTTGAACACAGAAAGGGGGTGGGGCAGTCATCTTTCTGACTTCAGATTGGATCTCTTTGTCCATGGGTGGACATCAACCTGTCCTTGCAGGGGCCTCTGTGGGACAGGCCCCGGCAGAGTGCTGAGCACAGGGCAGGTCCCCCAATGCCCCAGCAGAACCATGTCTAGGAATGACTGTCACCAGGTTCCTCCAGTGCGGGGGCTGGGCAGAGCCACTGAGGATGGCTGGGCAGGTTAAGcaccaggcaaggatggcaaggagtCCTGCTGCTCCAGTACCCCATTGATGGTCTGTCGCTGACTCTTCCTGCGATCCCAGATCAGGCAAATCTCCAAGCTAATGAAGAAGCCAGGCTCCGGCCAGGTCCAGAGTCCCTGCTGGGGTCTCACTGACCCTGAACATCTTGTTTGGTCACAGAAAACCTGGCGCTGGGGCCCAGAGGGCTACGGGGCTGTCCTGCTGGTGAACTGTGACCGGGACACCCAGAGGTTCAAGGAGCCCGACCATGCCAGCAGCCAGCTGGTGTCACTGGCCGGTGAGTGGCAGAGGTTATATGGGGTGCAGGGAGGGCCtgggggggaaggtggagggtggTGTCTCAGGGACCTCTCCCCGCAGACCTGCAGGACATGTCCCCCATGGTGCTGAGCTGCGACGGCCCAGACAAGCTCTTTGACAGTCACAAGCTAGTCCTGAACGTGCCCTTGTCGGATTCCCAAAAAGTGGGAGTCTTCTGCGCTCGGGGTGAGTGACCCCCACCCCAGTGCCTGTACCAGGCGaggcttgccaatcctgtctTCCCCCATCTGCCCCTTACTTGTTCCTCTCTCTGTGCGGCTCCCTAAAGCTCACCAGCGGCAGCATATGAAGCCCACAGCCCCACCCACCGTCGTGAGCAGACTGCAGACCGGAGGGTCACGGGGTGGGACTGCTCCCGGGTTTCTGGGATTGTCATCCTTATGGACGCAGATGGTCAGCTCTGGGGGCACTCACCTTGCCAAATTTCAgttactgtttttgttgtttggcaGCCAGTTGGTGCCAACGTGGTGGCCCTGCAGACCAGAGCTCAGTGGCCCTCACAGTGCTTCCCAGGCTGCTCTTGTCATGGGAGCAGATCGCGGGCCTTTTCGCCCACAGGCTGGCTGGTGggatcgaaccactgacctttgggtttgcAGCCACAGGCTAACCATTAGGCCTCCAGGGCTCCATCTGAGTGTGAAGTCAAGCACAGACCATCCCATGCCTCAGGGATCCTAGCTCACCTTGTTCTCCCCTGAGGCAGATGCTCCACAGCCAGCCCTGTTTTacagaggggaaactgaggctcggaTGCATGGATTCATTGTCTCAAGACCACCCATCGAGTTGGGGGTACAGCATTGGAACTCAGACCTCCTTGGTTCCAAGTCCTCCTCTGTCCGCTGCCTGTAGCCTCCTCTGGTCATTCAGCTCTCACTGCATGGCGGGCACTGTCCATGCAGGGTCAGTGGGGGTGTGGAGGGACCAGCGAAGTGGCAGCCCCAGCCTGCAGACCTGCCCTTGGGCTCTGAGCCAGGCTTTCAATGAATCCAAGGCTGGGACTTTAAAAAGCACCCACGCACAATCCCACCCATGTGCAGGTCTGTCCTCCTGTTTACTCCCCGTCACCCTCCTCTGCTCAGCCTGCCCAGACTTGGTTGGGCTAAGCAAGGACTGAGATGTGCGCTGGGTGCACCCATGGGGGCCAGCAGCCTCAGTCATCCAGGGAGTGGACAATCCTCTCTGCTGTGAACAacaaggaagaagggagggacACTTTCCCAATCGGCCCTCGGGGGAGGAGACGGGGGCAGACAGACTGCCTGCCAGGGGCTTCTGTCTGCTTCCTGTTTAAAGGGGACACTGACCCCAGGTGAAGAACCGAGGCTCAGAGGCAAGCTCCCGCAACCCCTGCAAGGCCACGCAGGAGCGGAAGCCTAGTTGCTCTGGCCACAAAGATGGCTGTGGCCCTGGTTCCCGGTCTGCGCCTCCTGTCCTACCGCCCCAGAGTGGCGCTGACTCTGGCTCTCCTAGGTGAGGGCTCCCTGTCAGACTACAGGATGGTGCTGGGCCGCCGACACCTGTCCTACGAGGTGGAGCGGCAGCCGGGCGAGCGGGAGATCAGCTTCTACGTGGAGGGGCTCGACTTCCCAGACAGCAGCTTCTCGGGGCTGGTCTCTCTCAGTGTCAGCCTGCTGGACACAAGGGTGTGTGCTGCGGAGGGGTTGGCGTGGCCCGAGGGGCTTGGGGGCTACATGGGGTCCCTGTGGGGCTCATGAGCCCTTTGTCCCTTAGTCCCTGTCCAAGGTACCCCTCTTCACCGACATCGTGACCTTCCGCCTGGCCCCCTGGATCATGACCCCCAACACCCAGCCCCCGCTGGAGCTGTATGTGTGCAGGTGAGCCCCCTACAGCAGGCTCAGGAGGAAGGGGGTGCGTGGCAGGTTTGGTCCTGTACCCAGATTGGACTGATCCACTGGGGCACTGGGGATGCCGAGCTGCACACAGGGCAGCAGTGGGCAGTCACGGACAGAAGTGGGCAGGCATGGGCAGCAGTGGGCATGTGTGAGGTAGCAGTGGGCATGTGTGGGGCAGCAGTGGGCAGATGTAGGGCAGCAGTGGGCAGGCATGGGCAGCAGTGGGCACATGTGGGCAGCAGTGGGCATGTGTGGGGCAGCAGTGGGTAGTCATGGGCAGCAGTGGGCAGGTGTGGGGCAGCAGTGGGTAGTCATGGGCAGCAGTGGGCAGGTGTGGGGCAGCAGTGGGTAGTCATGGGCAGCAGTGGGCAGGTGTGGGGCAGCAGTGGGCAGGTGTAGGGCAGCAGTGGGCAGGCACGGGCAGCAGTGGGCATGTGTGGGGCAGCAGTGGGCATGTGTGGGGCAGCAGTGGGTAAGCATGGGCATCAGTGGGCAGATGTGGAGCAGCAGTGGGCAGGTGCAGGCATCAGTGGCTGGACACGGCCTAGCAACCCGTTGGTTTCAGTTGtcagcacccctcccccactctgaGCAGCCAAAGGCAGCTCTCTGGTCCTACTCTGCACTTGGCATTGTGACCTTAGTCTGGCAGTGGGGCCAGGCTGCCGATGGTCACAGGAAACTGGACCTTTGCTCTGATGTGGGGGCCCACTGTGCCCACTGAGGATGTAGGGAACTACCTGCCTGCTGGGATCCCCTCCAAGAATCCCTGTCGAGCCCTgagagagcagcctgggcaagGTCACTCCAGGCCTCTGCCAGGGAGTTCAGAGCAGTGGACAGGGTCCCATAGGGGTAGGGCCGACAGGGGTCAGAGCTCTCAGAGGGGTGTGATTAACAGGTCTGTATCACTCACTTACGTGGGTTCAGGTGTGACCTACTCCTCCCCCCACTTCAGCCACCTCTGGCCTCTCCATGCCTCCCCTGCAGCTCCACACCATCACTGGATGTGATCTGGGGACATTATCTGTCTCCCATGTACCTGTGGGCCATTTGAGGGCAGGGACTGTGTCTGGGCCCCAGTGCCCCGGGCCACACAGAGCCTGGCCCAGACTGAATAGAGGTCACCCTGTTCAGCCCTGCCTCCAGGCCCCAAGGGCATGGGCACAGCCAGAGGGGGTGactcctcccgctccccactccctgtcTCCTGCACAGTGTGATGGATGATCATGGTTCCAATGAGAATTTTCTGGAAGACATGGCTGACCTGGCGTTAAAAACCAACTGCAAGCTCATCATCTGCCCTCAGATTGAAAACCGGAATGACCGCTGGATCCAGGTGGGGGTTGCCTGGCGAGGCCTGAGCCCAGTCTGACCCGGGCTTTGGGGTGTGTTCCTACTGATCCCGAATCCTCAGAGAAGCCAGGCCAGGTTGGGTGCTGCCTGAGGGACCCGTGGCCTGAGGAGGCTTCCCCGATGCCTTCTGTGGCTCCATCCCCAGACCAGAGTCCTCTCCTGGCCGGGGTCCCAGGTAGTATCCCCTCTGGATCTTACCAtgctcccaccccaccacccatccGCTGCCTGGTCATGCCCCTGCCCCCTGGCCCGGCTGACCACCCTTCTATCAACCCCATGCCCTGAGGGCACAGCTGGTTCTCTTTCCCCCCAGGATGAGATGGAGTTTGGCTACATCGAGGCCCCCCACAAATCCTTCCCTGTGGTCTTTGACTCCCCCCGGAACCGAGGCCTGAAGGACTTCCCCTACAAGGCGATCCTGGTATGTGACAGCAGGCAGAGTGGGGACCCTCCACAGGACCCCTCCAACCAGTCTTGCCAAAGCAGCTGCTCCAGAGTCAGTGTCAGAGTGGTTGGTGCCTCTGAgtagattcaaacctccaacctttcagtgaccACCACAGTGCTCTGGCCACTCGCCCCTCCCATGGTCCCGGCCCACCTGGTCCTGGGGAACAGAGGGTGGGGAGAATAAACGGTCAGAAACTAGAGAGTCCTGGGACAGTTGGGTGGTGGTATGCAAATGATATGCAAACTGCATGCAAATAGGCAACCATCAGCTTGGCTCTGGGAAGGTCAGGGGCTGAAAGTGCCCCCAAATGAGGAGGTCTGTTCTCCCAGGGGAGCCCGGGAGCCTGGGGGAAATTGTCCTCAGAATCCTGCTCTTTTCTTTGGAAGAAGGCAGGCCTCTTTATGTAAGCACTGTTTTCTGACCACCTGCTGTGTGCCGGGCACTATGCTACCTACTGGGGCACCGTGGCAAGAAAGAGAAGGGCCAGCAGGCTTCGCTGACTCCATATGGGGTCACTTATTTAATCCACGAGGGACATTCCTTGGCTTAAAGCGATTATTATTCCCTCCTGAGGGATGTGCACGGCCGGGCTCAGAGAggctaagtaacttgcccaaggccacacagctagtCGGTGGTGGCACCCAGGTGGCCTTAGCCATGTGGCTAAATGCTCGAGGTGGCCCCGGGCCTGGAGCTCGCTGTCACTGTCGCAGAGGTCCCGGCCTCTGCTTGCTTCCCTGTCCTCCTCGCCCTCCACCGGGGAGCCGTGACGGGGAGTCTGGGAGCAGGAGCATGCCCAGGAGGTGACAGTGATGGCTGCCTGGTGAGTGGTGCTGAGGCCGGGGCAGGCTGACCCCAAGCCCTGGTCCCTGTCCACTGATTCCCCTCTGACCTTCCTAACTTCGGCAGCTTCCTTTGGGCTCAGTGAGCTAGTCTTGCCCAGCTTGGTCGGGAATTAAAGTGCACTGTTGTCCTCTTTCTAATGCATGAGTTTAAAAGTACCCTGGTGCCGCACGTGAGTAAGCAGACAGCTGGTAACCGAAAGCTTAGTGGGCCACACCCACTCGGGGTGTCCTGGGAGAATGGCCTGACCCAGGCTGCCTCCTGGGAGTCTCTGGGCACTTTCACCTGGACTGGACTCTGCGGCAGCAGCACCTCCACTACAGGTGTTCAAGGTCACAGTGAGTGTCAGGCTGCTGCTCCCGCTGCAGGGCCTCCCGGCTGACCTGTGAAGCCCTTTCTTTCTGCCAGTGGCCACCGCCCCCTCGGGCGCTTCTCGAGACGTGTGGGGTACCCTTTCCAAACCTTTGGGCCTTTTTTGTGCTTGTGCTGCTCCCAACACCCCTGGCTGGCTTGGCATCCAGGGGGGCAGCCCGAGAGTGGATGCAGGGTGACATTTCAGGCATGAAGAGAATGTGGAGGGGGCTGTCCTCAGCGGCACCTTCCACCCAGAGCTACCTCTTCCTGTCCTAACTGACCCCTCCGTTTGGGGGGGGTGGTCTTGCTGGTTCTTTCCTAGGGCCCGGACTTTGGCTACGTAACTCGGGAGTCCCCGTACAGGGGCGCCTCCAGCCTGGACTCCTTCGGCAACCTGGACGTCAGCCCGCCTGTCACGGTGGGCGGCAGGGAATACCCCCTGGGCCGGATCCTCATCGGGAGCAGCTTGCCCAAGTGAGAGgccagggtgggggttggggggtgggcaggaggaCCAACTATGCATCCAACCCTAGTCCCCTCCCCAGCCTGTGTGGAGAGTCCCCGAATCTTAGATCCGCAAGGCGGCCGAGTGGTGAGAATGCAGTCCCCGGTCCCCACGGGGGCCCCCCCGAGGGCACCAGTGATTACCATGGTGTgctccctaaagcctagggcttccaGCTCGCCCAGCggcacctctgaagaaaggcctagcaacAGCCCAGCAAATCCTCCGGAGCGGTTCCACTCCAGTGCAGGGGGCCTTGAGCTGGCTTGGATTTGACAGCCGTAGGCACCGGCCTTAAAAAACACTCCGGTACAGCCGAGGCGCTCCGGCAAGGAACCAGATGGTCAGCTTCTCCTGACCAATCAGCAGAGCTGGGGAGGAGGTGTCCAATCTGGCCCAGAGGCAGGGGGATAGACCTGCTGACCTCTTCGCTGGGGAGGTCCAAGGGCTGGAAGTGAGTGGTTGGTGAGGATAGTGGAATGTCAGAAGTGACCGGGTGGGCCCCACCGGGTGAGGGTGGGCCCCAGGTGGGCCCCACCCTGGGCAGGTGTGACCGGGCAGGAAACACGGTGTTTGGGGCTTAGTGTTTGCATAGGTGACAGTGCAGCTAAATCCCACTGAGCGGGGTCCTCCCTGCCTGCCGGTGACTGAGGAATGAGGCGTTGCAGCATGGGGTCCTGGTGGGGTCCCCTACTTCCTGCCCAGAGATTGCACTCACACCAGGCCCCAGAGGCCATGCTTCCATTTGGGCAGGGTTGGTGTGGAGCCCAGTCCCGCCCCAGCTCACCACCCAGGCCCTGCTCTGGGCACAGAGGAGTGGCCGGGCAGATCACACGGCAGCAAATGGCAAGCCTGACAGCCTCGGGGCTCTGGCACCAGCCCAGGCACATGACCTGGTGCTCAACCTGGGCGGCAGTGCTGAGGTTGGCCAGGGGCCAGCGGGGTGTCTTCACCGTGCTGGTGACTCCTGCCCAGCTCAACTCAGGAGAGAACCCATACCCACACCCATACCCACACCCCCAGGGGAAGGGCCTGGATGCCTTGAGGCAGCTGTTACTGACTCAGGAGAGAACCCCAGGCAGGAGCATTGGCTTTGGAACCAGATGGGCTTGGCTTGTATCCTGCCTCTGCCACTTAGGAGCGCCCTATTTCCCACAGTGCTCTGCACTGAATAGGTACTTGATGAATTCATTAGAACATATTGCGCACTCCCATGTGACAGGCATTACTGAAGGGACAGGGCAAGAACAGTGAGCAAATCAGGTGAAAAACTCTCCACTTGCTGACTGAGCAAATTATACTCCAGGCCTCCATCCTCTCATCTGTCATATGGGACAAGGAAAGGAAGCTGTCTGAGCTGTGTAATCCGTGTCGCTGGGAGGAAATGCCTGCTGTAGAGTATTGCGTAGCCTGGGGATCCAGGCTCAGGGGCCAGGAACTCAGAGGAGCAGGCTCAGCGGGGAGGGGCTCTCTACATGCTCCCCAAGGCTCCCCAAGGTCTGTGCTCTTTTGACTGGCCTTGGGCTCCTGCCCCAGTCTCTGCATCACCCCACAAGACAGCTACGCCTCCACCTGTGCTCCATCCCTTCATCAGCCACTGAGCAGAGTCCGGAGTCTTCTCTCAGCTCAAGGCCAAAGGGGTTTGTTCAAGGATCCCAGAGGGGAAGAGGAGGGGCCTCTAATATGGCTGTACCTCACCCCACTGTGATTGTGTTGAGAACCAACAAGGCACTTGGTGGACAGATGGGGCTCTGAGGTTCAGAAAGGGTCAGCTACTTGCCAAGGACCACACAGCAAGCTAATGGTACTGTCACTGGTCACCTGCTCCTTGGTGCCCAAGCTAAATGAATGCCCCAGGCCGCTGTTCTGTGCTCTGAcctcccactgccaccaagccaattcccactcatagtgacccgatctcTATCAGGCttccgagactataaatcttcatctGTGTGTTTACAATGCAGtcgtttaatcatattaagaagagttgggaAATCATCGCCAcagttaattttagaacattttctttcttggacCTCATTAAAGCCCTCCGTTTCCCCCAGTCTCCCTTGCCATAACCCAAAAACTTaatacagttactgtctctgtagatttaccaatcctaggtttcattacagaaaaacataccaaaacaaAAAggccaaacaaacagaaaccaaaaaaacctaacaacaataacaaaatagaagagaaaaatctcaataggaaagaaatcagaaaatattaaaaaccagaaataattttaaatgggacaaagggagaacaaatgagaagGTGTCACATTTTAACCTATGATCAAAGGGggttcaccagagacttaatccacatggggaccctgcaaatggattctgggttttcactgccatccatatccttctgcaaactgggtgctcaaaatttaaactcaaatgccattccctcctcaggtcttagatttttattatttgtactccatggatcacacaggctaggatgtttctcccatgtggataagcctttaagacactattctctgatagccaggcaccatctgatttcttcaccacctttgaagTTATAAATCCTTAGGAGTgggtggtaggtttgaactgccaaccttgtggctagcagttcaCTCttcacctgacagtgccaccagggttcctgtctaTACAGATAAGcagagagaagtgggtgaaagatGAGCATAGTAATCAGGACATCACATAGCGTCTTGGCTAAGGGGAGCCTCTGAGAGAAACTGGCATGGAAACTAAGCTCGACAGAGTGAGGTAGTTAACCATGTGGCTCTTTGAGAGAAGAATGTTCCAGTTGGTGGAACAGCCTGAGCAAAGGCTCGACCACAGAGATGTTCATGAGCCATGAGAACAGGTGACCACACGTCCCGCTttgggtgggacagtcccgattatTAACTATTTTTCCCATGTCCCGCggcgttttttaaaagtcccgaatTTTGGAAAGAacacatgacaagctagggtatacggttttcggctgccgtgtggctatttcgccaggatatgagtttatcaatggtgtcccactttaccaatgttaaaatctggtcacctcttAGCCCAAGAGGGGTGGGACGGCAGAATCGAGGAGCTTGACAGAGCATCGGTTATCGTGA
Proteins encoded in this window:
- the LOC142433425 gene encoding protein-arginine deiminase type-1-like — encoded protein: MAAQRDVQLSLKKPTYAVCVVGVEMIVDVHRDVPKGAKTFRVSGSPGVEIFVLYYPARVAEPTGKAHWPLDANIDVVVSVHTVSQKLYDHKVKVSYFGQHEDSALGHGVLYITSADISLDVDIGRTGKVKKSRGNKKTWRWGPEGYGAVLLVNCDRDTQRFKEPDHASSQLVSLADLQDMSPMVLSCDGPDKLFDSHKLVLNVPLSDSQKVGVFCARGEGSLSDYRMVLGRRHLSYEVERQPGEREISFYVEGLDFPDSSFSGLVSLSVSLLDTRSLSKVPLFTDIVTFRLAPWIMTPNTQPPLELYVCSVMDDHGSNENFLEDMADLALKTNCKLIICPQIENRNDRWIQDEMEFGYIEAPHKSFPVVFDSPRNRGLKDFPYKAILGPDFGYVTRESPYRGASSLDSFGNLDVSPPVTVGGREYPLGRILIGSSLPKSIGRRMTKAVRDFLQAQQVQAPVELYSDWLSVGHVDEFLSFVPTSDQKGFRLLLASPSACLKLFQDKREEGYGEAAQFEGLQYRRKRKSINEILADRKIQSDSLYVQKCIDWNREVLKRELGLTERDIIDIPQLFQMSGSYAEAFFPDMVNMVVLGKYLGIPKPFGPLINGRCCLEEKVRSLLEPLGLRCIFIDDYLSYHELLGEVHCGTNVRRKPFPFKWWNMLP